In Leptotrichia buccalis C-1013-b, the genomic window AATTTCGGCACTTATAACAGCAATTGGAATGAGTTTTTTGCTGGAAAGCCTAGCACTTATAATATTTGGTGCAAATCCAAAAGTTATTGACCAAAAATACATACCTGCATTTTTATCAAATAACAACAAGATTAATTTAGGATTTTTAAGTATCAGTATGCTTACAATATTTGTAATTGTAGTTACTTCAATTTGTATGATAGCTTTGAATTTATTTATTAAAAAAACAAAACTAGGAAAAGCTACAAGAGCGGTGTCACAGGATACTGGAGCGGCACAGTTGATGGGGATAAATGTAAATAAGACTATTGCCATAACTTTTGCAATTGGTTCTGGACTTGGAGCATTAGGTGGAGCTTTATATGCGATTGTTTATCCACAAATTGAGCCATACATGGGAATGCTTCCAGGATTGAAGGCATTTATTGCGGCTGTATTTGGAGGAATTGGAAGTATTCCAGGAGCCATGGTTGGCGGATATGTATTAGGATTATTGGAGGCATATGTAAAAGGGTCATCACTTACAACTTGGGCAAATCCGATTGTGTTTGGTGTGCTGATATTAATATTGATTTTTAGACCAAATGGGTTATTTGGTAAGAATATGAAGGAAAAAGTATAATTGGAAGGGAGGAACATGAAAAATATGGAGAAAAATAATAAAGATGTAAAAATAAAAAATGTAGATAATAAAGAAAAGAATCAGAAAACTAAAGAAAATAAAGAAACAAAA contains:
- a CDS encoding branched-chain amino acid ABC transporter permease, which gives rise to MLKSFIEQTINGLQTGSIYALIALGYTMVYGIVKLINFAHGDILMVGAYATLIAVSNGMPLIVAIILSIVLCAILGVVIDFFAYRPIRNAPKISALITAIGMSFLLESLALIIFGANPKVIDQKYIPAFLSNNNKINLGFLSISMLTIFVIVVTSICMIALNLFIKKTKLGKATRAVSQDTGAAQLMGINVNKTIAITFAIGSGLGALGGALYAIVYPQIEPYMGMLPGLKAFIAAVFGGIGSIPGAMVGGYVLGLLEAYVKGSSLTTWANPIVFGVLILILIFRPNGLFGKNMKEKV